The Longimicrobiales bacterium genome includes a window with the following:
- the xseB gene encoding exodeoxyribonuclease VII small subunit, protein MTAESENMESSEKPTALEGRLKRLEEILSRLESDEVALEEALTLFEEGVGHVKEAERVLAATELRVDELLASGATKTVEIDTE, encoded by the coding sequence GTGACTGCGGAATCAGAGAACATGGAATCGAGCGAAAAACCCACCGCCCTCGAAGGCCGCCTGAAACGGCTCGAGGAAATCCTCAGTCGCCTGGAATCTGACGAGGTAGCGCTGGAGGAGGCGCTCACCTTGTTCGAGGAAGGCGTCGGACACGTGAAGGAGGCGGAACGTGTGCTCGCGGCAACGGAACTGCGCGTTGATGAGTTGCTGGCCAGTGGCGCCACTAAGACGGTCGAGATCGACACCGAATGA
- a CDS encoding cell division protein ZapA, translating to MSAEKASVTVRIAGEEHTIRANAEPEWTKRCAKLVDDRIHEIRMSAGLIEGHKAAILAALSIADECFEAIDELENAKREVASRATNLTRRIEAEIGTDDTE from the coding sequence ATGAGCGCTGAAAAGGCCTCGGTCACCGTTCGGATCGCCGGGGAAGAGCATACCATTCGGGCGAATGCGGAACCGGAGTGGACCAAACGGTGCGCCAAGCTCGTAGATGACCGGATCCATGAAATCCGCATGTCGGCTGGGCTCATCGAGGGTCACAAGGCCGCCATCCTCGCCGCACTTTCGATCGCGGATGAGTGTTTCGAGGCCATCGACGAGCTTGAGAACGCGAAGAGGGAAGTCGCTTCTCGGGCAACCAATCTGACCCGACGCATCGAAGCTGAGATCGGGACCGACGACACCGAGTAG
- the xseA gene encoding exodeoxyribonuclease VII large subunit, translating to MSGDSLDLFDDIEGEEAPPEEGTAPEPGTGITPAEPKVWSVTQVNKAVRTLLESSIDSLWIGGEIGQWTRSRPGHCYFTLKDDRAQLKCVMFARESQKLPVDPEEGMQIRVMGSLTLYEARGDYQLVVQKVETEGADGLWRLAFEKLRSKLESEGLLDAALKKPLPRYPAVVGVVTSPTGAALRDIIAVLKRRAPWVRVMLSGSRVQGEGASREVASAIDRLVATGEPDVIIVSRGGGSVEDLWAFNEEPVARAIAASPIPVVSGVGHEVDVTIADLVADFRAPTPSAAAEAVVPDAAVLRQGLRGMPDRLARGLRGTLRRRRDGIAQTLLHLSVGVERRAGPLRQRTDRGMAQLEREVNRMVERRRQRLRAAGGRLDALSPLATLSRGYSVAQAEAGGVLREIGDFTVGQKFRLRVKDGEVISEVHDLEELDSA from the coding sequence TTGTCCGGCGACAGTCTGGATCTCTTCGACGACATCGAAGGGGAGGAAGCACCACCCGAAGAGGGAACGGCGCCCGAGCCGGGCACGGGTATCACACCTGCTGAGCCAAAAGTCTGGTCCGTTACCCAGGTCAACAAAGCGGTGCGCACGCTACTGGAGAGCAGCATCGACTCTCTGTGGATCGGGGGCGAGATCGGGCAATGGACACGCTCTCGGCCGGGGCACTGCTACTTTACGCTCAAGGACGACCGCGCCCAGCTGAAGTGTGTCATGTTCGCCCGAGAGTCACAGAAGCTCCCGGTCGATCCGGAAGAGGGCATGCAGATCCGTGTCATGGGATCGCTGACTCTTTATGAGGCCCGCGGCGACTATCAGCTCGTGGTGCAGAAGGTCGAGACGGAAGGGGCGGACGGACTTTGGCGGCTCGCGTTCGAGAAATTGCGCTCGAAGTTGGAATCCGAAGGCCTGCTTGATGCCGCTCTCAAGAAGCCCTTGCCACGCTACCCGGCCGTTGTTGGTGTGGTCACATCACCCACGGGAGCTGCGTTGCGCGACATCATTGCTGTGCTCAAGCGTCGAGCGCCGTGGGTCCGCGTCATGCTTTCCGGGAGCCGGGTTCAGGGCGAGGGGGCCTCGCGTGAGGTCGCTTCAGCCATCGATCGATTGGTCGCTACGGGTGAGCCTGATGTCATCATCGTCTCCCGGGGTGGCGGCTCGGTCGAGGACCTTTGGGCGTTTAATGAGGAGCCGGTTGCCCGTGCGATTGCGGCGTCTCCGATTCCGGTCGTGTCCGGGGTCGGGCACGAGGTCGACGTGACCATTGCGGACCTCGTCGCCGACTTCAGGGCGCCCACGCCGTCTGCAGCCGCAGAGGCGGTGGTCCCGGATGCGGCGGTTCTCCGACAGGGCCTTCGGGGCATGCCCGACAGACTCGCGCGGGGCCTTCGCGGCACATTGAGGCGAAGGAGGGACGGAATCGCTCAGACCCTCCTGCACTTGAGCGTTGGTGTCGAACGACGGGCCGGTCCACTTAGGCAGAGGACCGACCGTGGGATGGCACAATTGGAGCGTGAGGTGAATAGAATGGTGGAACGGCGTCGTCAGCGGCTGCGTGCCGCTGGGGGGCGCCTGGACGCACTTTCTCCTTTAGCCACTTTGAGTCGTGGGTATTCCGTGGCACAAGCTGAGGCTGGGGGCGTGTTGCGAGAGATCGGAGACTTCACGGTGGGGCAGAAGTTCAGACTCCGCGTGAAGGACGGTGAAGTAATCAGCGAAGTTCACGACCTAGAGGAGTTGGATTCAGCGTGA
- a CDS encoding polyprenyl synthetase family protein, giving the protein MTAFELAPYLTAQGAEVEQALERAVVVMEADLADDVGAAIRHGVMSGGKRVRPVLCVTAYRACGADASPAAYDLAASLELIHAYSLMHDDLPCMDDAELRRGRPTTHKVHGEELTARAGAVLIPAAALQAYRAASALGCGPDVAKRVASRLMEASGAGGMVGGQWLDLMGEGQALGAEDLDGLHRRKTGALLRASLELGALAAEAPALVVEALSTYGRAIGLAFQIADDILDATSSAETLGKNPSDAELDKSTYVSLYGLDEARIRASEQVDTAIAALAEAGIQAPALVALAGYIVQREK; this is encoded by the coding sequence ATGACGGCTTTCGAGCTTGCTCCATATCTGACCGCTCAAGGCGCCGAGGTAGAGCAGGCGCTCGAGCGAGCGGTGGTGGTCATGGAAGCAGACCTGGCCGATGACGTCGGGGCGGCCATCCGTCATGGTGTCATGAGCGGCGGAAAGCGGGTACGCCCAGTTCTGTGTGTCACGGCATACCGCGCGTGCGGCGCGGATGCGTCTCCGGCTGCCTACGACCTAGCGGCGTCCCTCGAGCTGATCCACGCCTACTCCCTCATGCATGACGATCTCCCCTGCATGGACGACGCGGAGTTACGCCGTGGTCGCCCGACGACGCACAAGGTCCACGGGGAAGAGCTCACAGCCCGTGCCGGAGCCGTCCTTATTCCGGCGGCGGCTCTTCAGGCCTACAGAGCTGCTTCGGCCCTGGGCTGTGGCCCCGACGTGGCGAAGCGGGTGGCATCGCGTCTGATGGAGGCTTCCGGAGCGGGCGGGATGGTCGGCGGCCAGTGGCTCGACCTGATGGGTGAGGGGCAGGCCTTGGGCGCGGAGGATCTCGACGGCTTACATCGCCGGAAGACGGGCGCTCTTCTGAGGGCGTCTTTGGAGTTAGGGGCGCTGGCGGCGGAGGCTCCAGCCCTCGTGGTCGAGGCGCTCAGTACGTACGGAAGAGCGATCGGGCTCGCCTTTCAGATCGCCGATGACATTCTGGACGCCACTTCGTCTGCTGAAACGCTGGGCAAGAACCCGAGCGACGCGGAGCTCGACAAATCCACCTATGTCTCGCTTTACGGATTGGATGAAGCCCGTATTCGGGCCTCGGAGCAGGTGGATACGGCGATCGCAGCGCTTGCCGAGGCAGGGATTCAAGCCCCCGCTCTCGTAGCATTGGCGGGCTATATCGTGCAGAGGGAGAAGTAG
- a CDS encoding NAD(+)/NADH kinase, whose translation MTPGNVRKLSGPIQKIGVVLRRRTSDVAEIVARLVTFSESRGVALRFEGGSPDVPSGAQALDLEHEPVDLLLSLGGDGTMLRAARLGMPQDIPVFGVNLGRLGFLTATPAKDLEVRLGEVLDGGAQIDRRFTIEAVVVGPDGKRSEPFEALNDIVVHTAGAARVTALNLSVGRTEGREEIGSISADGVILATPTGSTAYSLSAGGPIIVPEVECFVVTPICPHSLAVRPLVLPAHEQIMVRSLDPGAKLQLTVDGQVVCAVGPGEIVSVVRGSSEVSLVRVAGQTFFGTMSSKLNWAARPPERT comes from the coding sequence GTGACGCCAGGTAACGTCCGGAAGCTTTCCGGCCCGATCCAGAAGATTGGAGTCGTCCTTCGGAGGCGGACCTCTGATGTAGCTGAGATTGTTGCTCGGCTGGTCACCTTCAGTGAATCACGCGGGGTCGCACTCCGGTTCGAAGGAGGCAGTCCCGATGTGCCTTCCGGTGCTCAGGCTCTTGACTTGGAGCATGAGCCGGTCGACCTGCTTCTGTCCTTGGGAGGCGACGGCACCATGCTGCGCGCAGCGCGCTTGGGCATGCCACAAGACATCCCGGTCTTCGGGGTCAATCTTGGCCGACTTGGCTTTCTCACGGCGACCCCTGCAAAGGATCTCGAAGTACGATTGGGTGAAGTCTTGGACGGCGGCGCACAGATCGACCGACGTTTCACGATCGAGGCGGTCGTCGTAGGGCCGGACGGGAAGAGATCCGAGCCGTTCGAGGCCTTGAACGACATCGTTGTGCATACCGCCGGAGCTGCCCGGGTGACCGCTCTGAATTTGAGCGTCGGAAGAACGGAAGGACGTGAGGAAATCGGGAGCATCTCCGCGGATGGAGTGATCCTAGCGACACCCACGGGCTCGACTGCGTACTCACTCTCTGCCGGCGGCCCAATCATTGTGCCCGAGGTGGAGTGTTTCGTGGTTACGCCGATCTGCCCACACTCGCTCGCCGTGCGCCCACTCGTTCTGCCTGCGCACGAACAAATCATGGTTCGCTCACTTGATCCCGGCGCCAAGCTTCAACTCACCGTCGACGGCCAAGTCGTGTGTGCCGTGGGCCCGGGTGAGATCGTCAGCGTCGTGCGCGGTAGCAGTGAAGTGTCTCTCGTCAGAGTGGCCGGGCAGACGTTCTTCGGGACTATGAGCAGTAAACTCAACTGGGCTGCTCGCCCGCCAGAGCGCACCTGA
- the dxs gene encoding 1-deoxy-D-xylulose-5-phosphate synthase: MPLLDRVKYPEDLRRLKREELNQLVDEVRARHIDVVSQKGGHFGASLGVAELTVAMHYVFDTPRDQLVWDTGHQAYIHKMLTGRNEQLPTIRTRHGLAPFCRRDESEYDAFGAGHAATSVSAAWGMVVGRDLTDQDFKVAAIIGDGAMTCGLAYEALNNAGHTNRDFVVVLNDNDMSIGPAVGAMNKYLTSMITNPAYNKARNLVKEVLHRTPTALGDVMEEVAGRLEESVKHMLTPGLIFEELGFRYVGPVDGHDVQALVDTFGRVKDMKGPILVHAITQKGKGFARAEEDPWTWHAAGPFDKVTGKGTKKSGGGMPRYQAVFGKGLIELADADPRVIGITAAMPDGTSTDMFSEAHPDRYFDVGIAEGHGVTFAAGMATQGVKPIVAIYSTFLQRAFDNIVHDVALQGLPVVFGMDRAGIAGEDGPTHHGTLDISYMLCIPGMTVTAPKDGSEMMALLRLATQQEKGPWSVRWPRDAVPEEVPHLSEIPAIEPYTWEVLRNGGDCVVLATGTMVLPAVEAAEALEADGIRCTVVNCRFLKPYDRAVFEEMVRSHSIVLTLEEGQITNGFGSFMAREVHDLNLSKVPRVASMGIPDEWVTHGSRGGLLAELGLDVAGITEKIRSLVEEKVPVEAG, translated from the coding sequence GTGCCGTTACTGGATCGTGTCAAATATCCCGAAGATCTCCGCCGCCTAAAGCGCGAGGAGCTGAATCAGCTCGTGGACGAGGTACGCGCACGTCACATTGACGTCGTGTCCCAGAAGGGGGGGCACTTCGGTGCAAGCCTTGGCGTGGCGGAGCTCACAGTGGCCATGCACTACGTGTTCGATACCCCGCGCGACCAGCTCGTGTGGGATACCGGCCATCAGGCATACATCCACAAGATGCTCACCGGGCGCAATGAACAGTTGCCGACCATCCGGACGCGGCACGGCTTAGCGCCCTTCTGCCGTCGGGACGAGTCCGAGTACGATGCGTTTGGGGCGGGGCACGCAGCTACATCGGTGTCTGCCGCTTGGGGCATGGTGGTAGGCCGCGACCTGACGGACCAAGACTTCAAGGTCGCTGCGATTATCGGTGATGGGGCCATGACGTGTGGGCTCGCATACGAAGCGCTGAACAACGCGGGACACACGAATCGGGACTTCGTTGTCGTGCTGAACGACAACGACATGTCGATTGGGCCGGCGGTGGGCGCAATGAACAAGTACCTCACGTCCATGATCACGAACCCCGCCTACAACAAGGCGCGCAATCTCGTGAAGGAAGTGCTGCACCGGACACCGACGGCGTTGGGCGACGTGATGGAAGAGGTTGCCGGACGGCTCGAGGAAAGCGTGAAGCACATGCTGACCCCGGGGCTGATCTTCGAAGAGCTCGGCTTCCGTTACGTCGGCCCGGTGGACGGACATGACGTGCAAGCGCTGGTCGATACGTTTGGGCGGGTGAAGGACATGAAGGGCCCCATCCTGGTGCATGCGATCACGCAGAAGGGCAAAGGCTTTGCCCGCGCCGAGGAAGATCCGTGGACGTGGCACGCAGCAGGTCCGTTCGACAAGGTCACCGGAAAGGGCACCAAGAAGTCCGGCGGTGGCATGCCTCGGTACCAGGCCGTCTTCGGGAAGGGGCTAATCGAGCTCGCGGACGCGGACCCGCGTGTGATCGGGATCACCGCCGCCATGCCGGACGGCACGTCGACAGACATGTTCTCCGAGGCGCATCCGGATCGGTACTTCGATGTGGGTATCGCGGAGGGGCACGGTGTCACTTTCGCGGCGGGAATGGCCACGCAGGGTGTAAAACCCATTGTCGCCATCTATTCGACGTTCTTGCAGCGCGCATTCGACAATATCGTGCACGATGTGGCGCTCCAGGGGCTGCCTGTGGTCTTTGGTATGGATCGGGCGGGGATCGCGGGTGAGGACGGACCCACCCACCACGGCACGTTGGACATCTCCTACATGCTGTGTATTCCAGGAATGACCGTCACGGCACCCAAAGACGGGTCCGAGATGATGGCGCTGCTCCGTTTGGCCACTCAGCAAGAAAAAGGGCCCTGGAGCGTTCGCTGGCCGCGCGATGCGGTGCCTGAGGAAGTCCCACATCTCAGCGAGATTCCCGCGATCGAGCCGTACACTTGGGAAGTTCTGCGGAACGGCGGAGACTGCGTCGTCCTCGCAACCGGGACGATGGTTCTTCCCGCGGTTGAGGCCGCAGAGGCACTGGAAGCGGACGGCATCCGCTGCACCGTGGTCAACTGCCGCTTCCTGAAGCCGTATGACCGCGCGGTGTTCGAAGAGATGGTGCGAAGCCATTCCATCGTATTGACGCTCGAGGAAGGCCAGATCACGAACGGGTTCGGATCATTTATGGCCCGTGAGGTCCACGACCTCAATCTCTCGAAGGTGCCGAGGGTCGCATCTATGGGTATTCCCGACGAGTGGGTCACCCATGGATCCCGCGGTGGACTGCTTGCAGAGTTGGGCCTCGACGTCGCCGGTATCACAGAAAAGATCCGGAGCCTCGTGGAGGAAAAAGTTCCTGTGGAGGCCGGGTGA
- the rny gene encoding ribonuclease Y: MVTPPLLLAAAVGLVLGGLVGFFFARNREQARQELEKAEGKDEASRILKRANEEADNARKAGELAGKEEGFRLRESWEKEESRRREETERAERRIEERSDALDRQFERLNTREAELDTQSSDLERSTADLASRSASLGEAERAARARLEHLASLSAEDARKELVEDLKDEARAEAANALREIKEQAQRESEREAKKIVALAIQRMAADLTAETTVSVVQLPSDEMKGRIIGREGRNIRSFEQVTGVDVIIDDTPEAVVLSAFDPVRREIARIALEHLVEDGRIHPARIEEIVEKASKDVDQTMIEAAEEVLYELGIHNVHPEIVKTLGRLRFRTSYGQNQLQHAKEVALLAGNMAAEMGLDVQVTKRAGILHDVGKGMTHEHEGTHVELGYRLCKKHNEHEVVLNSIKAHHDEEPHFTAEAFLITAADAISGSRPGARREMIEGYVKRLERLEELAMEHPGVERCFAIQAGRELRVMVEPSQVGDGEMAQISEAVARKIESELQYPGQIKVVVVRETRAVDFAR, from the coding sequence ATGGTCACCCCGCCACTCCTATTGGCGGCGGCGGTTGGCCTCGTTCTCGGCGGTCTGGTTGGTTTCTTTTTTGCGCGAAACCGCGAACAGGCCCGGCAGGAGTTAGAAAAGGCAGAAGGAAAGGACGAGGCCTCCCGCATCCTCAAGCGGGCCAACGAAGAAGCAGACAACGCTCGCAAAGCCGGGGAGCTCGCCGGAAAAGAAGAAGGATTCCGACTTCGGGAATCTTGGGAAAAGGAAGAGAGTCGCAGGCGTGAAGAGACCGAACGCGCCGAGCGCCGGATCGAGGAACGATCCGATGCGCTCGACCGGCAGTTCGAGCGTCTCAATACGCGTGAGGCCGAACTCGACACGCAGAGTTCGGATCTCGAGCGGAGCACTGCGGATCTCGCCAGCCGCTCTGCGTCGCTCGGTGAAGCCGAGCGCGCTGCGCGGGCACGGCTCGAGCACCTCGCCAGCCTTAGCGCGGAGGATGCCCGTAAGGAACTCGTGGAGGATCTCAAAGACGAGGCTCGCGCGGAGGCTGCAAATGCACTGCGAGAGATCAAAGAGCAGGCCCAGCGTGAGTCGGAGCGCGAGGCAAAGAAGATCGTGGCGCTGGCCATTCAGAGGATGGCTGCGGACCTCACCGCGGAGACCACGGTGTCCGTGGTCCAACTTCCGTCAGATGAGATGAAAGGCCGCATCATCGGGCGAGAAGGTCGTAACATTCGATCCTTCGAACAGGTTACGGGCGTTGATGTGATCATCGACGACACGCCCGAGGCTGTGGTCTTGTCCGCGTTTGATCCGGTCCGCCGGGAAATCGCACGGATCGCGTTGGAGCACCTCGTGGAGGACGGACGCATTCACCCGGCGCGAATCGAAGAAATCGTAGAGAAGGCTTCCAAGGATGTCGACCAGACGATGATCGAGGCGGCAGAGGAAGTCCTGTACGAGTTGGGCATCCACAACGTCCACCCCGAGATCGTAAAGACGCTGGGTCGCTTGCGGTTCAGGACGTCGTATGGCCAGAACCAGCTGCAGCATGCCAAAGAGGTGGCTCTATTGGCCGGCAACATGGCCGCGGAGATGGGGCTGGACGTTCAGGTCACCAAGCGTGCGGGCATTTTGCACGACGTGGGTAAGGGAATGACCCACGAGCATGAGGGTACCCACGTCGAACTCGGCTACCGGCTCTGTAAGAAGCACAACGAGCACGAAGTCGTGCTCAACTCGATCAAGGCGCACCACGATGAAGAGCCCCACTTCACCGCGGAGGCTTTCCTGATCACGGCGGCCGATGCGATCAGTGGATCTAGGCCGGGCGCTCGGCGTGAGATGATCGAGGGGTATGTGAAGCGCTTGGAACGGCTCGAGGAGCTCGCGATGGAGCATCCCGGGGTCGAGCGGTGTTTCGCCATTCAGGCCGGCCGAGAGCTGCGAGTTATGGTCGAACCCAGTCAGGTGGGTGACGGCGAAATGGCCCAGATATCGGAGGCTGTGGCACGGAAGATCGAGAGTGAGCTCCAGTATCCGGGTCAGATCAAGGTGGTCGTCGTGCGGGAGACACGCGCCGTCGACTTCGCGAGGTAG
- the recN gene encoding DNA repair protein RecN — translation MLVELRIRDYAVVDDLTLELGPGLNALTGETGAGKSIIVGALSLLLGERASSSVVRAGADRATVEAVFDVKDAPRLTLELEEYGFRPEDGLVILRREVAAEGRNRAWVNGSPATAGVVGTLGAALVDLHGQHEHQTLLRSTDQRRILDAYSGSTSEASTVHALHAEVQVMRREIEDREERSREIESRADFLRFQLDEIDQAELLPGEDSALESESGRHEHAEDLARGASDGYHALYGSDDSVSDRIAVTQKILERLAEFDPGLREQLEALTGAALEVSEVGRRLGDYAESVDHDPQRLAQVRSRLDLIFRMKRKYGPELADVLETGQRVRTELGDLDDSDHDLDVMRHRLGGIEGELSAAAELLSAKRRAGADRLGSAIRETLPELGLPGADFEVSLRGHSEVGSGGAEGVEFLVAPNQGFAAQPLARIASGGELSRVMLALKSRLADVDRVPVLVFDEIDAGIGGVVASAVALKLAEVASRHQVFVVTHLAQVASRADTHLLVEKQHGADITSTSVRALGQEDRVEEIARMLGGDPDSATSRQHARELLGS, via the coding sequence ATGCTGGTAGAACTCCGGATCCGCGACTATGCCGTAGTCGATGACCTCACGCTGGAATTGGGCCCCGGCCTCAATGCGCTTACGGGAGAGACCGGTGCAGGGAAGTCGATCATTGTCGGGGCACTCTCGCTCCTTCTCGGGGAGCGGGCGTCTTCGTCCGTAGTCCGAGCCGGAGCAGATCGAGCCACGGTAGAGGCCGTCTTCGATGTAAAAGACGCGCCCCGGCTGACTTTGGAACTTGAGGAGTACGGCTTCAGGCCCGAGGACGGTCTCGTGATCCTTCGACGCGAGGTGGCGGCTGAAGGGCGCAACCGCGCTTGGGTGAACGGGTCACCCGCCACAGCAGGGGTGGTAGGGACTCTAGGCGCTGCGCTCGTAGACCTACATGGTCAGCACGAGCATCAGACCCTTCTGCGAAGTACAGACCAGCGCCGCATTCTGGACGCGTACTCCGGCTCCACCAGTGAGGCTAGCACCGTCCACGCGTTGCACGCGGAAGTCCAGGTCATGAGGCGTGAGATCGAAGACCGGGAGGAGCGCAGCCGGGAGATCGAGAGCCGAGCTGACTTCCTACGCTTCCAACTGGATGAGATCGACCAGGCCGAACTGCTGCCTGGCGAAGACAGTGCGCTGGAGTCTGAATCCGGCCGCCACGAGCACGCAGAGGATCTCGCTAGAGGTGCCTCTGACGGCTATCACGCGCTCTACGGTTCTGACGATTCGGTTTCCGACCGCATCGCCGTGACGCAGAAGATCCTGGAGCGGCTCGCTGAATTCGACCCGGGTCTTCGTGAACAGCTGGAGGCCCTGACCGGTGCCGCGCTCGAAGTGTCCGAGGTCGGCCGGCGACTGGGTGACTACGCTGAGTCCGTGGATCACGACCCGCAACGATTGGCCCAAGTCCGCAGCCGCCTGGATCTTATCTTCCGGATGAAGCGGAAGTACGGACCCGAGCTGGCCGACGTCCTCGAGACCGGGCAGCGGGTTCGCACCGAGCTGGGGGATCTAGACGACTCGGATCACGACCTAGACGTCATGCGCCATCGTCTAGGGGGGATCGAGGGCGAACTGAGCGCGGCTGCTGAACTCCTGTCCGCCAAACGGCGCGCCGGCGCAGACCGACTCGGGTCTGCCATCAGGGAGACACTCCCGGAACTCGGCCTTCCCGGTGCGGACTTCGAGGTCTCCCTTCGCGGGCACTCCGAGGTTGGGAGTGGCGGTGCGGAAGGTGTCGAGTTCTTGGTCGCACCCAACCAAGGCTTCGCGGCTCAGCCGTTGGCCCGCATTGCCAGCGGTGGAGAGTTGTCTCGTGTCATGCTCGCCCTGAAGTCGCGTCTCGCCGATGTGGACCGGGTGCCTGTTCTGGTGTTCGACGAAATCGATGCCGGCATTGGTGGAGTCGTCGCGTCTGCTGTGGCGCTCAAACTTGCCGAGGTCGCGAGCCGTCATCAGGTGTTCGTTGTCACACATCTGGCGCAGGTCGCCTCAAGAGCGGATACACACCTATTGGTGGAGAAGCAGCACGGCGCCGACATCACGTCGACGTCTGTGAGAGCCCTAGGCCAAGAGGACCGGGTCGAGGAGATCGCGCGCATGCTCGGTGGTGATCCGGATTCTGCCACATCTCGACAGCACGCCAGGGAACTACTCGGGTCGTAG
- a CDS encoding bifunctional 5,10-methylenetetrahydrofolate dehydrogenase/5,10-methenyltetrahydrofolate cyclohydrolase, whose protein sequence is MSAQIISGKDISADIRGELKDEVSRLTTETGVTPGLATVLVGADPASQMYVGMKNKAAGAMGINSQQITLDADTSQDELMGVVAGLNADADVHGILVQLPLPDHIDEGAIIEAIDPLKDVDGFHPMSVGRLATDSGDFFPPCTPAGVVEMLMRSGHDPSGKHVVVVGRSNIVGRPLASLLIRKAVGGNATVTVCHSRTPDLGAVTRTADILVVAMGRPEMITADLVSPGTVVIDVGTNRVDAPGTEKGYRVCGDVLYDEVAEIAAAISPVPGGVGPMTITMLLSNTVKSARLAAAR, encoded by the coding sequence ATGAGCGCCCAAATCATTTCTGGCAAGGACATTTCCGCGGACATTCGAGGAGAGCTCAAAGACGAGGTTTCCCGTTTGACCACAGAGACCGGGGTGACACCCGGCCTCGCGACTGTACTGGTCGGGGCGGATCCCGCCTCTCAGATGTACGTGGGAATGAAGAACAAGGCTGCAGGGGCCATGGGCATCAACTCTCAGCAGATCACGCTGGACGCGGACACGAGCCAAGACGAACTCATGGGTGTGGTCGCGGGACTGAACGCGGATGCGGATGTGCACGGGATCCTCGTCCAGTTGCCGCTTCCGGATCACATTGACGAAGGCGCGATCATCGAGGCCATCGACCCTCTGAAAGACGTGGACGGGTTTCACCCGATGAGCGTCGGTCGACTCGCGACAGATTCAGGTGACTTCTTCCCGCCATGCACGCCGGCCGGGGTCGTCGAGATGCTCATGCGCAGCGGACACGACCCGTCGGGCAAACATGTCGTTGTCGTTGGGCGCTCGAACATCGTGGGCCGTCCTTTGGCATCGCTGCTCATTCGAAAGGCCGTCGGTGGAAACGCGACCGTCACGGTGTGCCATTCCCGGACTCCGGATCTGGGCGCTGTGACCCGTACGGCAGACATCCTCGTCGTGGCCATGGGCCGTCCGGAGATGATCACCGCTGACCTCGTGTCTCCTGGCACGGTCGTGATCGACGTTGGCACGAACCGAGTGGACGCTCCGGGCACTGAAAAAGGCTACCGAGTTTGTGGCGATGTGCTCTACGATGAGGTCGCCGAGATCGCAGCAGCTATTTCGCCGGTACCGGGTGGCGTGGGTCCGATGACGATCACCATGCTCCTGAGCAATACGGTGAAGTCGGCGCGGCTGGCTGCCGCGCGGTAG